Genomic segment of Desulfovibrio sp. Huiquan2017:
GATGTAATTCTTAAGCTCAATCTGAAAACTTAGATGACAACGGCAATCCGACTTTTGACCATCCTGGCACAGATGGTTCTCCGGGCATTTGTTGCATGCATTAATTTCTTCAAGAAGCCGCCGAATGTGATCGGGATCGTGGCTTTCGCCAATTTGCTTGAGAATGTCGTCAGCGTTTCTCTTTGTACACATAGCATCGCCTCCCGGGGAGAAACGGATTGCCGGTTTATATTGGTCAATATCCAAAAAAGTTTAGAATGTATTTGATCGCAGTAAACACCATGACGCCAGACAGCATCCACTTGATGGCCTTGGCTGGCACAAACTTTTGGCATCGAGCCCCAAGATACATCCCCGCCATTCCTCCCGCTCCGAACAGTATTCCCAACAGCCAGTCGGGAGCCACGGAAAGGTTTGGGTAGAAAGGTGCGATGGCTTGGTAAAAAGCGACGCCTGCAACCGATGTGACAAAGGTTCCCATCAGTGCGGCACCTGCGACGATATAGACTGGAAGCTCGAAAAAAGTAATAAAGAACGGGGCGATTATTGATCCCCCTCCTATCCCGTAAATCCCCCCCACTATGCCGACAATGAAACTGAGAAGAAAAATTCCCCAGAATGAAACGTCATAGGCTTCCCCGTAGAACGTGAACCCGAGTCGCTTTAGATTGAAACAAGTGACTGTCGTGGCGGGCGCGGGCGCCGCCCCCTTCGGACTAGTGTTTCGTTTGACCATTTCCCGAAAGCGTGCTTCGCTTTCCCTCTTGGCCCCGCCATTTGAGTTCCCCAGCACGTCCCTCACCATTTTAAACCCGATATATAGGAGCACACAGGCGGTAAACAGCTTGAAATGCTTCGGGTCCGGCAAATAATGCACCCTGACCATGGCGCCGATAAAGACACCTGGCAGCGTGCCGAGGACGACGATCCATGTCAGCGGCCACACCATTCGCCCCTCGCGCCAGTAACGATATACTCCGCTTGGGATGGCAACGACATTGAACACCTGGTTGGTGGCGCTGACGGATGGATTCGTATACCCGATGAAGGACATCTGAAACGGCAAGAGCAGAAAGGCACCGGAAACGCCGCCCATTGAGGTGAAAAAAGAAATGACGAACGCCACAAAAGGTGGAATCCAGAGCGCGACTTCGATATCAGCAGTTTGGAAGTACATGGAATCGACCGCCTTTTTGTGATAACATTTGTCAACAGTCACGGAAGTGTCTATATTCGTGACAGTAAAGTTTCGGCAAGTCAATACCAATGTGAGCGAGGTCGAATGATTATCGTCGGGCTTTCTTCAAGCTGCCATGGTATTTTCAGGGGCAAGCAGCAACTCTCAGCAATCAAAGGCTCTTAGTAATGACAGGTTTCAACCGAAGTGATGATGGACGGATTCTTTCCATTGCGGAAGGAGAGGAGTGCCTGAGCCACTCCCAACTGAATCGATTGGAGGATTCTTTCCGGGAGTGGGCTGGAAAATCAAAACGCGACGATGTTCGTTTGTCCAGACTAAGCGTTTTGCTCATTTTCCTTCTGGTCAGGTATACGGGCGCAAAGTTGAGCGAAGTATTATCGATCAACATACATACCGATCTCGATTGGGCTCGCCATCTGGTGATTTTTCGTTCGAATGGGAATGAGAGAGCGGAACCGAGGGAAGTTCA
This window contains:
- a CDS encoding sulfite exporter TauE/SafE family protein — translated: MYFQTADIEVALWIPPFVAFVISFFTSMGGVSGAFLLLPFQMSFIGYTNPSVSATNQVFNVVAIPSGVYRYWREGRMVWPLTWIVVLGTLPGVFIGAMVRVHYLPDPKHFKLFTACVLLYIGFKMVRDVLGNSNGGAKRESEARFREMVKRNTSPKGAAPAPATTVTCFNLKRLGFTFYGEAYDVSFWGIFLLSFIVGIVGGIYGIGGGSIIAPFFITFFELPVYIVAGAALMGTFVTSVAGVAFYQAIAPFYPNLSVAPDWLLGILFGAGGMAGMYLGARCQKFVPAKAIKWMLSGVMVFTAIKYILNFFGY